From Ficedula albicollis isolate OC2 chromosome 5, FicAlb1.5, whole genome shotgun sequence, one genomic window encodes:
- the LPXN gene encoding leupaxin, with translation MEDLDALLAELEQSSCLASKERALQGPSSCQNAQQGTPKVPLPPRAQPPGEGLDSVYSVPVRVPKPLLPSAPRTEAASQLDELLADLGHTQSKLAAAGQGAEVPAESVLDNVLDNMLDSLTRDLQELGITAAPAGVCAACRKPIAGKVLTALGRTWHPEHFTCAQCGRELDKGPFFRQPPPPPPAPSPRLFLQKVLTALEQTWHPEHFFCAHCGKVFGDEGFLERNGKPYCHQDFLAMFAPKCQGCERPVMGNYLSALQGVWHSECFVCTECLTGFSGGSFFELEGRPYCELHFHQRQGTICHGCGRPVSGRCVTAAGRRYHPEHFVCSYCMRRLHKGTFSECGDKMYCQPCYDKLFLSAPVPQHSVPAWMAPASPCLVLSLLTHTRLIPHPSTSLVLIPLSQLSPALLLPSPASFLVPLPARHPWHCPLDLKQ, from the exons ATGGAGGATTTAG ATGCTTTGCTGGCAGAActggagcagagctcctgcctggcctccAAGGAGCGTGCGCTGCAGGGACCAAGCTCCTGCCAGAATGCCCAGCAGGGTACCCCGAAG GTGCCACTGCCGCCTCGAGCTCAGCCTCCAGGAGAAGGTTTGGATTCAGTGTACAG CGTCCCTGTGCGAGTCCCAAAGCCgctgctcccctcagccccgCGCACAGAGGCCGCCTCGCAGCTGGATGAGCTCCTGGCCGACCTGGGCCACACGCAGAGCAAG ctggcagctgcagggcagggagccgAGGTGCCCGCAGAGTCCGTGCTGGACAACGTGCTGGACAACATGCTGGACAGCCTGACCCGggacctgcaggagctgggcatcACGGCCGCGCCCGCCGGCGTCTGCGCCGCCTGCCGCAAGCCCATCGCCGGCAAG GtgctcacagccctgggcagaacCTGGCACCCCGAGCACTTCACCTGTGCCCAGTGCGGGCGGGAGCTGGACAAGGGGCccttctt ccgccagccCCCGCCACCgcccccagccccctcacctCGGCTGTTCCTGCAGAAAGTCCTCACGGCCCTGGAGCAGACCTGGCACCCCGAGCACTTCTTCTGTGCCCACTGCGGGAAGGTGTTCGGAGATGAGG GGTTCCTGGAGCGCAACGGGAAGCCATACTGCCACCAGGATTTCCTGGCCATGTTTGCCCCCAAATGCCAGGGCTGTGAGCGCCCTGTCATGGGCAACTACCTGTCGGCCCTGCAGGGTGTCTGGCACAGCGAGTGCTTCGTGTGCACG gagTGCCTGACTGGCTTCAGTGGCGGCTCCTTCTTCGAGCTGGAGGGGCGGCCCTACTGCGAGCTGCACTTCCACCAGCGGCAGGGCACCATCTGCCACGGCTGCGGCCGCCCCGTCAGCGGGCGCTGCGTCACGGCCGCGGGGCGCAGGTACCACCCCGAGCACTTCGTCTGCAGCTACTGCATGCGCCGGCTGCACAAGGGCACCTTCAGCGAGTGCGGGGACAAGATGTACTGCCAGCCCTGCTACGACAAGCTCTTCCTCTcagccccagtgccccagcacagtGTCCCTGCCTGGATGGCCCCAGCATCGCCATgcctggtgctgtccctgctgaccCACACACGCCTCATACCCCACCCATCAACATCCCTGGTGCTGATCCCACTCAGCCAACTGTCCCCAGCCTTGTTGCTGCCTAGCCCGGCCTCATTCCTTGTCCCCCTCCCTGCAAGacatccctggcactgccccttGGACCTGAAGCAATAA